In Oxalobacteraceae bacterium OTU3CINTB1, the sequence GATTCGCCGAATCGCCCCGACTTCCCGTCGACGATACTGCGTCCGGGCCAGGAATACTCAACGGTAATGGCTTATCGCTTCAGTACCGACGCCTGATCCGCTCGCCGCAACCCGCCGATACCGTTTTTGATATCGAAGTTGATTAATAATTTATTGGAAAGATATCTCAGTCCATCTTAGTATGCTTTATCGATGCGGGGGCATGACATTCACGTTCCCGCACAGGAAAATACTGAGGAGAAATGCATGTCTGACAATGACAACAAGAAGGTAAAGCTGCGCTCCGCCGAATGGTTCGGCACCCAGGACAAAAACGGTTTCATGTACCGCAGCTGGATGAAAAATCAGGGCATTCCTGATCACGAATTCCAGGGCAAACCGATCATCGGCATTTGCAACACGTGGTCCGAGCTGACCCCTTGCAACGCCCACTTCCGCAAACTGGCGGAACACGTCAAACGCGGCATCCTCGAAGCCGGCGGCTTCCCGGTCGAATTCCCAGTATTCTCCAACGGCGAATCGAATCTTCGTCCAACCGCCATGTTGACCCGTAACCTGGCCAGCATGGACGTCGAAGAATCCATCCGCGGCAATCCAATGGACGGCGTCGTCCTGCTGGTCGGCTGCGACAAGACCACGCCGGCACTGTTGATGGGCGCCGCCTCGGTCGACATCCCGACCATCGTTGTCACCGGCGGCCCGATGCTGAACGGTAAACTGAACGGCAAGAACATCGGCTCCGGCACTGCCGTCTGGCAGTTGCACGAGCAGGTCAAGGCCGGTGAACTCAGCATGCACGACTTCCTCGCGGCCGAAGCGGGGCACTCCCGCTCCGCCGGTACCTGCAACACGATGGGCACGGCGTCGACGATGGCCTGCATGGCCGAATCGCTGGGCACTTCGCTGCCGCACAATGCCGCCATTCCAGCCGTCGACGCGCGCCGCTACGTGCTGGCGCACATGTCCGGCATGCGCATCGTCGACATGGTCAAGGAAGACCTGAAGCTGTCGAAGATCCTGACCAAGGAGAATTTCGAGAATGCGATCCGCGTCAACGCCGCCATCGGCGGTTCGACCAACGCCGTGATCCACTTGAAAGCCATCGCCGGCCGTATTGGCGTCGATCTGGAACTGGAAGACTGGACCCGCGTCGGCCGCGGCATGCCGACCATCGTCGACCTGCTGCCGTCGGGCCGCTTCCTGATGGAAGAGTTCTACTATGCTGGCGGTTTGCCTGCCGTGATCCGCCGCATGGGCGAGGGCAAGCTTCTGCCGAACCCTAAGGCGCTGACCGTCAACGGCAAGACCATCTGGGAAAACTGCCAGGACGCGCCGATCTACGACGACGAAGTGATTCGTCCGCTGGAGAAGCCGCTGCTGAAGGATGGCGGCATCTGCATCCTGCGCGGTAACCTGGCGCCGCGCGGCGCCGTGCTGAAGCCATCGGCGGCAACGCCTGAACTGATGCAGCATCGCGGCCAGGCCGTGGTGTTCGAGGACTTTGAACACTATAAGAGCCGCATCATCGATCCGGACCTGGTGGTCGATGCGAACTCGGTGCTGGTGATGAAGAACTGCGGCCCGAAAGGTTATCCGGGCATGGCAGAAGTTGGGAACATGGGCCTGCCGCCTAAATTGCTGGCGGCCGGCGTCAAGGACATGGTCCGCATCTCCGACGCCCGCATGAGCGGCACCGCCTACGGCACCGTCGTGCTGCACGTGGCGCCGGAAGCGATGGCCGGTGGCCCGCTGGGCATCGTCAAAGATGGCGACTGGATCACTCTGGATTGCGCAGGCGGTTTGCTGAACCTGGAAATCTCGGACGCCGAAATGGCCGAACGCCAGGCCGCGCGCGTGCCGGGCAGCGCGCCGGGTCCGAAGACCGGCTACCAGCAGCTCTACATCGAACACGTGCTGCAAGCGGATGAAGGTTGCGACTTCGATTTCCTGGTGGGGAATCGTGGTTCGGCAGTTCCTCGTCATTCGCACTAATGAAATTCGGAGATACCATGTTACTCGTACAATTCAAGAACGAACAAGGCGCGCGCCAGATCGGTGTGCTGGAACAAGACACCATCCGCGTCATCGAAGGCTACAGCACCACCTACGCGCTGGCCCAGGATGCGATCCGCAAGTCGAGCGGACTGGCCGCATTGGTTGAGAAGTCTGTCGGCAGCGCGACCGCTTCGTTCGAAGCCGTCGCCGCCGCCGGCCGCCTGCTGGCGCCACTGGACCACACCGACGACGCCCATACCTACGTCACCGGCACCGGCCTGACCCACCTGGGCAGCGCCGACACCCGCGACGCCATGCACAAGAAAATCGGCGGCGACGTCGAAAGCCTGAGCGACTCCATGAAGATGTTCCGCATGGGCGTCGAAGGCGGCAAGCCGGCCGCAGGCGAAGCCGGTGTGCAGCCGGAATGGTTCTACAAGGGCGACGGCTCGATCGTGGCCGCCAGCGGCCAGGACCTGAGCATGCCCGATTTCGCGCTCGACGGCGGCGAAGAGCCGGAAGTGGCCGGCCTGTACGTGATCGGCGACGACGGCCAGCCTTACCGCGTCGGCTACACCATCGGTAACGAATTCTCCGACCACGTGACCGAGCGTCAAAACTACCTGTACCTGGCGCACTCCAAGCTGCGCGCCTGCGGCCTTGGCCCGGCATTGCTGGTCGGCGAAGCGCCGGCCAACATCCAGGGCACGTCGCGCATCTACGACGTGGACGGCAAGGTGCGTTGGGAGAAGGCCTTCTTCAGCGGCGAACAGAATATGTCGCACACCATCGGCAACCTGGAACATCACCACTTCAAGTACCCGCTGTTCAAGCGCCCAGGCGATGTGCATATCCACTTCTTCGGCACCGCCACCCTGAGCGTGGCCGATAACATCGTCGTCAAGCCGGGCGAAACGTTCGAGATCGATTCGCCGCAGTTCGGCCCAGCCTTGCGCAACAAGCTGACCGTGTACAAAACCGAAGTAGCGAAAGTTAAAACCTTATGATCATCACCGGCGATTCGCTGATTGGCGGCCAGGCCGTCAAAGGCACCGGCGCCGCTTTCCGCGCCTACAATCCATCGCTGCAGCAGTCGATGGACCCTGAATTCACGACGGCGGACGTCAATCAGATCGACCAGGCTTGTCGCCTGGCCGAAGCGGCGTTCGACACTTTCCGCTCGCTGAGCGACGAGAAGCGCGCCGTGTTCCTGGAAACCATCGGCGAACAAATCATGGCCCTGGGCGATCTGCTGGTGGAGCGCGTGATGGCCGAAAGCGGCCTGCCGCGCGCCCGTGTTGAAGGTGAACGTGGCCGCACCGTCGGTCAGTTGAAATTGTTTGCCAACCTGCTGCGCGAAGGCTCTTGGAACGACGTCCGCATCGACAAGGCGCTGCCGGAGCGCGCGCCGCCGCGTCCCGATATCCGCATGCGCATGATCGGCCTCGGTCCGGTCGCCGTTTTCTCGGCCAGTAACTTCCCGCTGGCGTTCTCCGTCGCCGGCGGCGACACCGCGTCGGCCTTTGCGGCCGGCTGCCCGGTGGTGCTGAAGGCGCACTTCGCCCATCCCGGCACGTCGGAACTGGTTGGCCGCGCTGTCGTCAAGGCCGTTGAAATCTGCGGCCTGCCGGCCGGCGTATTCGCGCTGCTGAACGGTGTGGGCAACGACATCGGCCAGCAGGTTGTGCGTCATCCGTCGATCAAGGCGGTCGGATTCACCGGCTCGCGTGGCGGTGGCCTCGCGTTGATGGCGGTGGCCGCTGCGCGTCCCGTGCCGATTCCGGTGTACGCCGAAATGAGCTCGATCAATCCTGTTTTCCTGCTGCCGAAGGCGTTGGCCAGCCGCGCCGAGGATTTGGCCGCCGGCTTCTCCGCCTCGCTGGTACTGGGCGTGGGCCAGATGTGCACCAACCCGGGCCTGGTGATCGGTATCGCCGGCCCGGACCTGGACCGCTTCAAGGCCGCTGCATCCAAGGCTCTGGAAGGCGGCGCCGCCTGCGCCATGCTGTCGCCGGGTATCGCCGGCAGCTACAAGCGCGGCATCTCGCAACTGGCCGACAACGCCGACGTCAACACGCTGGCGCTGGCGCCGCAGTCGGAAGGCAAGGCCGCTCCGGCGCTGTTCGACACGAGCAGCGCGGCGTTCCTGGATCAACACGTGTTGTCCGAGGAAGTATTCGGCCCGGCCTCGCTGGTCGTGGCGTGCAAGGACATCGCTGAAATGCGCCAGATCGCTGAAGAACTGGAAGGCCAACTGACCGCCACCTTGTTGATGGACGAAGCGGACCTGGACGCAGCGCAGCAGCTGCTGCCGGTGCTGGAACGTAAAGTCGGCCGCATCCTGGCCAACGGTTATCCAACCGGCGTGGAAGTATGCAGCGCCATGGTCCACGGCGGCCCGTTCCCGTCGACGTCCGATGGCCGCAGCACTTCGGTCGGCACCGGCGCGATCACGCGTTTCCTGCGTCCTGTCTCGTACCAGAACCTGCCGCAGCCGCTGCTGCCGCAAGTGCTGCGCGACGAAGGCGGCGCGCCTTGGCGACGCCTCGAAGGTGAATTGAACCACAAGTGATTGTGGTGGCTGTACCGGCCCCGCCACGGCGGGGCTTTCGTCTATAAAAATAACGGAGATTGTATGACCCAATTGGCTAAATTCGCCAGCCTGCGCGGCAAGCGCGTGTTCATCACCGGTGGCGGCACCGGCATCGGCGAGGCGATGGTGATTTCCTTCGCCGAGCAGGGCGCAAAAGTCGCCTTCGTCGACATCGCCCGCGACGCCAGCCTGGAGCTGGTTCGCCGCGTCAAGGAAGCCGGCTACCCCGAGCCGGAATTCCGCGTTTGCGACATCACCGACATTCCCGCCTTGCAGTCCACGATGGCCGAATTGGCCGGCATCATCGGTTCCTTCGACATCCTCGTCAACAACGCCGCCAACGACCAGCGCCACGCGACCCAGGACGTCACCGTCGATTATTGGAACGAGCGTATCGCCATCAACCAGCGCCCGATGTTCTTCACCTGCCAGGCTGTCTTCGAGGGCATGAAGGAAAAGGGCGCAGGCTCGATCATCAACGTCGGCTCGATCTCGTGGCAGGTCAAGAATGCCGGCTATCCGGTGTACGCCACCTCGAAGGCGGCGACCCATGGCCTGACCCGTGGCCTGGCGCGCGAATTCGGCGCCCACGGCATCCGCGTCAACACCGTCACGCCGGGCTGGGTGATGACCCAGCGCCAGATCGACCTGTGGCTGGACGAAGCGGGCGAGCAGGATATCAAGCGTAACCAGTGCATGCCGACAAAGCTGATGCCACAGCATATCGCGTCGATGATTTTGTTCCTGGCCGCCGACGACGGCGCCATGTGCACCGCCCAGGAGTTCATCGTCGATGGAGGATGGGTATAAGTAGTGACGTAGTAGAAGCACCAGCAACACCGTTCGCCGCCCCGGAGACACCACCCTTAGAGGTGGCGGGGCTACATAACCCTAAAAAATTGGTGAGAACATGGTGAATAGATTTATCTCCGCGGTCGCGGTGGGCGCCACAGCCGCGTCCACCGCCTTCGCGGCTTCCCCTGGCGCGTTGACGAGCCCCGACCGTCACATCAGCGTCCAGCTGAATGCGGCGCCCGGCAAACCCCTGACCTACACCGTCTCCCGTGACGGCAAACCGGTGCTGCTGGCATCCGAACTCGGTCTGCAACTTCAAGGCGCCGATCTGGCTGGCGCGTTGACCATCGCCGCCAGCTCCAAGGTCGGCACCGTCACCGACAAGTACCAGATGGCCACGGGTAAAAAGCGTGACATCACCTACAGCGCCAACGAACAAACCTACTCCGTGCAGAACGCGAAGAAGCAGAAGATGGACATCGTCTTCCGCGTGTCGAACGACGGCGTCGCCTTCCGCTACATCGTCGCCGAGCCGTCGCTGCCACGGAAAAAACTGATCCAGGAACGCACAACGTTCGCGCTGCCGGCATCGGCCAAGGCCTGGCTGCAGCCGATCGCCGTCGCGCAGACCGGCTGGGGGCGGACCAATCCTTCCTACGAAGAGCACTATCAGATGGACATCCCGGTCGGTACGGTCTCGCCGTCGCCGGCCGGTTGGGTGTTCCCGGCGCTTTTCAAGGCCGGCGACAACTGGCTTGCGATCTCGGAGGCGGGCATGGACGGTAGCTTCCAGGGCTCGCGCCTGGCGCCGGACTCCAAAGGCGGAAAGTACAGCATCGGCAACCCGATGAAGGAAGAAGTCTATCCCGATCGCGGTCTGCTGGCCGACGTCGAAGGCACACTGACTTCACCATGGCGCCTGATGGCGGTTGGGTCGCTGGCGACCGTAGTTGGATCGACACTGGGTACCGACCTTGCGGCGCCGGCGATCGCCTTCGACAGGCAACTGGTCAAGCCGGGCCACGCTTCCTGGAGCTGGGCGCTGCTGAAGGATGACGCCACCGTCTACGACGTGCAGAAGAAGTTCATCGACTACGCCGCCGACATGAAGTGGGACTACACCCTGGTGGACGCCGATTGGGACCGCAAGATCGGCTACGAGAAAATGAAGGAACTTGCCGACTACGCCGCGACCAAGAACGTCGGCGTGCTGGTTTGGTACAACTCGTCCGGCCCATGGAACGCGACCGAGTATTCGCCGAAAAGCAAATTGCTGACGCACGAGCAGCGCGTGGCCGAGTTCAAGCGCCTGCGCCAGATGGGCGTCAAGGGCGTCAAGATCGACTTCTTCAATGGCGACGCGCAGTCGATGATCGCCTACTACGTCGATATATTGAACGACGCGGCAACCGCCGGCCTGCTGGTGAACTTCCACGGCGCCACGCTGCCGCGCGGCTGGACCCGCACCTGGCCCAACCTGATGACGATGGAGGCCGTGCGTGGCTTCGAGTTCACCACCTTCGAGCAGGCCGACGAGAACAAGATGCCGACGCACGCGGCGATGATGCCGTTCGCCCGCAACCTGTTCGACCCGATGGATTTCACGCCGATGGTGTTCGGCGACATCCCCAAGATCAAGCGCACCGGCAGCAATGGCTTCGAGCTCGCGACATCGGTGCTGTACGTCTCCGGCATCCAGCACTTCGCCGAAGTGCCGGAGGGGATGGCGACCGTGCCGGCCTACGTCAAGGGCTTCCTGCAAGAGCTGCCGCGCAGCTGGGACGACAGCCGCCTGGTTGACGGCTTCCCCGGCAAATACGCGGTTGTTGCGCGCCGTGCCGGCGACACCTGGTACATCGCCGGCATCAACGCCACCGAATCCGCCAAGGCCCTGACACTGGACTTGTCCTTCGCCGGTGGCAAGCAAGGCACGATCATCGCCGACGGCGAAGAGGGCGAACGGAGTTTTAGCCAGCGCAGCATCGCTGCCGGCAAAAAAGCAGCAGTAACCATCAAGCCGCATGGCGGCTTCGTGATGACAATAAAACAGTAATCAGGAGATTGACAAATATGAATCACATCAAACGTGGTGTTCTCACCCTGTGCATGCTCGCTTCGGGCGCCGCATTCGCCGCGCCTGTCGGCGTGACGATCGATACGACCAAGCCCGGTCCGGTCATCAACAAAAACATCTACGGCCAGTTCGCAGAGCACCTGGGCACCGGCATCTACGAGGGCATCTGGGTCGGTCCGAAGTCGAAGATCCCGAACGTCAACGGCTGGCGCAAGGACGTTGTCGGCGCGCTCAAAGCCATGCACGTGCCGCTGGTGCGCTGGCCGGGCGGCTGCTTCGCCGACGAATACCACTGGCGCGACGGCATCGGCGCGCGAGAGAAGCGTCCTGTGAAGGTCAATACCAACTGGGGCGGCGTCGAGGAAAACAACGCCGTCGGCACCCACGAATTCTTCGAACTGGCCGAGCAGCTTGGCGCGGAGACCTACGTCAACGGCAATCTGGGCACCGGCAGTGCGCAAGAGATGTCGGAATGGGTCGAGTACATGACCTCCGACAGCAAATCGACGCTGGCGGAACTGCGCCGCAAGAATGGCCGCGACAAGCCGTTCAAGGTCGACTACTTCGCCATCGGTAACGAGGCCTGGGGCTGCGGCGGCAACATGTCGCCCCAACACTACGCAAACCTGTACAAGAATGTCGAAACCTTCCTGCGCGCTCCACCGCAGTATCGCCCGAAGATGATCGCCAGCGGCGGCAACGACCATGACCTGACGTGGACCGAAACCTTGAGCAAAGAGCTCAAGAAGCAGACCTACGGCATCAGCTTCCACTACTACACCATCCCGACCGGCCAGTGGGAAGTGAAGGGGATGGCGACCGGCTTCAAGGAAGACCAGTGGTTCTCGACCCTGTCCAACACGATCAAGATGGATGGCTTCATCAAGAACAATACGGCGGTGATGGACAAGTACGACCCTGAGAAAAAATTGGGCTTCCTGGTCGACGAGTGGGGCACCTGGTACGACGTCGAGAAGGGCACCAACGCCGGCTTCCTGTTCCAGCAAAACACGCTGCGCGATGCGGTGGTGGCGGCGCTGAACTTCAATATCTTCCACGACCACGCGGATCGCGTGCGCATGACTAACATCGCGCAGATGGTCAACGTGCTGCAGGCGATGATCATCACCGACAAGGACAAGATGGTGCTGACGCCGACGTACCACGCGTTCCAGATGTATGTGCCATTCCAGGACGCGACCTCGCTGCCGCTGAAGTTGACGAACAATCCGCAGTATTCGTACAACGGCAGCAGTATTCCAGAGATCAGCGCTTCGGCCGCGCGCGCCAAGGACGGCAAGCTGTATCTGGCGCTGGTCAACACCAACCCGACCAAGGAAGCGGAAATCGCCGTGGACGTGCCGGGCCAGGCCATCAAGTCGGTCAATGGCCGGGTGCTGACGTCCGCCGCGATGGATACGCATAACACCTTCCAGTCGCCGGAAGCGATCAAGCCGGCGCCGTTCAGCGCCACCGCCGGCGCCGATGGCAAGCTGACGGTCAAGATCCCGGCCAAGGCCGTTATCGTGGTCGCGGTGGAGTAAGTTGTAAGCCCGCGAGGCCATGCCGGTGGCTTGGTCTCGCATCGTTAATCGAGGTTGTAGATGAAGTATATTTTTTCGACGATGGCTCTGGTGTTGGGCGTGGCCGGCCTGTCGGCCTGCACGGCCAAGGAAGTCAGCGTGCACGATCCGGTGATGGCCAAGGAAGGCGATACCTATTACGTCTTCAGTACCGGGCCGGGCATCACTTTCTACAGTTCGACCAATATGAAGGACTGGAAGCCGGAAGGTCGCGTGTTCAAGGATCAGCCATCTTGGGCCAAACGCGCCGCACCGACTTTCGACGGCCATATCTGGGCGCCGGATGTGCAGTTCCATAACGGTAAATACTATTTATATTATTCGGTTTCCGGCTTCGGTAAAAACACGTCGGGGATAGGCGTGACCGTCAACAAGACGCTCAATCCGCGCTCCCCGGACTACCGCTGGGAAGACAAGGGCATGGTGTTGCAGTCGGTGCCGCTGCGGGACGACTGGAACGCGATCGATTCGAACATCATCGAAGATGAAAAAGGCGTGGCCTGGATGTCGTTCGGCTCCTTCTGGAGCGGACTGAAACTGGTCAAGTTGAACGACGCCTGGACCGGGTTGGCCGAGCCGCAGGAATGGCATTCGATCGCCAGCCGGACCGCCAACGTCGACGCGCCGGCCGGCACGGATGCGGGGCCGGGCGAGATCGAGGCGCCGTTCATCTTCAAGAAGAATGGCTACTACTATTTGTTCGCATCGTTCGGCCTTTGCTGCCGCAAGGGCGACAGCACCTACAACGTCGTCGTCGGCCGCTCGACATCGGTGACCGGTCCTTACATCGACAAAAAAGGTGTGGATATGATGAAGGGCGGCGGTTCGCTGTTGATCGCCGGCGACAAGGACTGGAAGGGCCTCGGCCACAACAGCGCTTACACGATGGACGGCAAGGACTATCTGGTGCTGCACGCCTACGAGACCGCCGACAACTACCTGCAAAAGCTGAAAATCATGGAAATGAAATGGGACGCGAAAAGGTGGCCGACGGTTGACCAGGCCGACTTGAACAAGTACCGCAGCACGCAGCTGCCGCCGAAATAATGGCCGCGGCCATCCACAAGCCGGCGCGCCGGCGCACCTTGCGTTACGCCGCCAGTGCGATGGCGGCAGCGGCGGTTGCGCCGATGGCCGGCGCCGCGACGCGCGCTGGCGCCGCCGTGCCTGCGCCTGACAAAGCGCCTGTGCGCCTGTTCCCGCTGTCGGCCGTGCGCCTGACCGCCAGTCCCTTCCTGGAAGCCCAGCAAACGGACCTGCGCTACATCATGGCGCTGAATCCGGATAGGCTGCTGGCGCCATTCCTGCGCGAAGCCGGCCTGACACCGAAGGAGGCCAGCTACGGCAACTGGGAATCGACGGGACTCGATGGCCACATGGGCGGCCACTATCTGACGGCGTTGTCGCTGATGGCCGCCTCCACCGGCGACGGGGAAGTGCTCAAGCGGCTGAATTACTTTGTGGCGGAACTTAAGCGCTGCCAGGCGAGCAATGGCGATGGCTACATCGGCGGCGTGCCAGGTGGCGCTGCGGCGTGGCGCGATATCGCGCAGGGCAAACTCCAGGCCGACGGCTTCTCCGTCAACGGCAAATGGGTCCCGTGGTACAACCTGCACAAGCTTTACGCCGGCCTGCGCGACGCCTACGTCTACACCGGCAACGAGGACGCGCGCGCGATGCTGATCGCGCTGTGCGACTGGACCGTCGGCCTGATTTCGCACCTGAGCGACGAACAGATGCAGAACATGCTGCGCTGCGAGCATGGCGGCATGAACGAAGTGCTGGCCGACGTCTCCGAGATGACCGGCCAGAAAAAATACATGGACCTGGCGATCCGCTTTTCGCACCAGGCCATCCTGCGCCCGCTGGAGGATGGCAAGGACCAGTTGACCGGCCTGCACGCCAATACGCAAATCCCGAAAGTGATCGGCTTCAAGCGCATCGGCGACATCACCGGCCGGCGCGACTGGCAAAAAGCCGCGCAGTTCTTCTGGCAAACCGTGCACGATCACCGCACCGTCGCCATCGGCGGCAACAGCGTCAAGGAGCACTTCCACGACCAGAATGACTTCTCGTCCATGATCGAGGAAGTCGAAGGCCCCGAGACCTGCAATACCTACAATATGCTCAAGCTCACCGGGCTGCTGTTCCTCGGCGACGCCAAGGGCAGCTACGCCGACTACTACGAGCGCGCGCTGTACAACCACATTCTGGGCTCGCAGCGCCCGCACAGCGGCGGCTTTGTCTACTTCACGCCGATGCGGCCGAACCACTACCGCATGTATTCGCAGCCGCAGCAGGGCATGTGG encodes:
- a CDS encoding aldehyde dehydrogenase (NADP(+)); translation: MIITGDSLIGGQAVKGTGAAFRAYNPSLQQSMDPEFTTADVNQIDQACRLAEAAFDTFRSLSDEKRAVFLETIGEQIMALGDLLVERVMAESGLPRARVEGERGRTVGQLKLFANLLREGSWNDVRIDKALPERAPPRPDIRMRMIGLGPVAVFSASNFPLAFSVAGGDTASAFAAGCPVVLKAHFAHPGTSELVGRAVVKAVEICGLPAGVFALLNGVGNDIGQQVVRHPSIKAVGFTGSRGGGLALMAVAAARPVPIPVYAEMSSINPVFLLPKALASRAEDLAAGFSASLVLGVGQMCTNPGLVIGIAGPDLDRFKAAASKALEGGAACAMLSPGIAGSYKRGISQLADNADVNTLALAPQSEGKAAPALFDTSSAAFLDQHVLSEEVFGPASLVVACKDIAEMRQIAEELEGQLTATLLMDEADLDAAQQLLPVLERKVGRILANGYPTGVEVCSAMVHGGPFPSTSDGRSTSVGTGAITRFLRPVSYQNLPQPLLPQVLRDEGGAPWRRLEGELNHK
- a CDS encoding arabinan endo-1,5-alpha-L-arabinosidase produces the protein MKYIFSTMALVLGVAGLSACTAKEVSVHDPVMAKEGDTYYVFSTGPGITFYSSTNMKDWKPEGRVFKDQPSWAKRAAPTFDGHIWAPDVQFHNGKYYLYYSVSGFGKNTSGIGVTVNKTLNPRSPDYRWEDKGMVLQSVPLRDDWNAIDSNIIEDEKGVAWMSFGSFWSGLKLVKLNDAWTGLAEPQEWHSIASRTANVDAPAGTDAGPGEIEAPFIFKKNGYYYLFASFGLCCRKGDSTYNVVVGRSTSVTGPYIDKKGVDMMKGGGSLLIAGDKDWKGLGHNSAYTMDGKDYLVLHAYETADNYLQKLKIMEMKWDAKRWPTVDQADLNKYRSTQLPPK
- a CDS encoding SDR family oxidoreductase, yielding MTQLAKFASLRGKRVFITGGGTGIGEAMVISFAEQGAKVAFVDIARDASLELVRRVKEAGYPEPEFRVCDITDIPALQSTMAELAGIIGSFDILVNNAANDQRHATQDVTVDYWNERIAINQRPMFFTCQAVFEGMKEKGAGSIINVGSISWQVKNAGYPVYATSKAATHGLTRGLAREFGAHGIRVNTVTPGWVMTQRQIDLWLDEAGEQDIKRNQCMPTKLMPQHIASMILFLAADDGAMCTAQEFIVDGGWV
- a CDS encoding alpha-N-arabinofuranosidase; the encoded protein is MNHIKRGVLTLCMLASGAAFAAPVGVTIDTTKPGPVINKNIYGQFAEHLGTGIYEGIWVGPKSKIPNVNGWRKDVVGALKAMHVPLVRWPGGCFADEYHWRDGIGAREKRPVKVNTNWGGVEENNAVGTHEFFELAEQLGAETYVNGNLGTGSAQEMSEWVEYMTSDSKSTLAELRRKNGRDKPFKVDYFAIGNEAWGCGGNMSPQHYANLYKNVETFLRAPPQYRPKMIASGGNDHDLTWTETLSKELKKQTYGISFHYYTIPTGQWEVKGMATGFKEDQWFSTLSNTIKMDGFIKNNTAVMDKYDPEKKLGFLVDEWGTWYDVEKGTNAGFLFQQNTLRDAVVAALNFNIFHDHADRVRMTNIAQMVNVLQAMIITDKDKMVLTPTYHAFQMYVPFQDATSLPLKLTNNPQYSYNGSSIPEISASAARAKDGKLYLALVNTNPTKEAEIAVDVPGQAIKSVNGRVLTSAAMDTHNTFQSPEAIKPAPFSATAGADGKLTVKIPAKAVIVVAVE
- the gguC gene encoding GguC family protein, which codes for MLLVQFKNEQGARQIGVLEQDTIRVIEGYSTTYALAQDAIRKSSGLAALVEKSVGSATASFEAVAAAGRLLAPLDHTDDAHTYVTGTGLTHLGSADTRDAMHKKIGGDVESLSDSMKMFRMGVEGGKPAAGEAGVQPEWFYKGDGSIVAASGQDLSMPDFALDGGEEPEVAGLYVIGDDGQPYRVGYTIGNEFSDHVTERQNYLYLAHSKLRACGLGPALLVGEAPANIQGTSRIYDVDGKVRWEKAFFSGEQNMSHTIGNLEHHHFKYPLFKRPGDVHIHFFGTATLSVADNIVVKPGETFEIDSPQFGPALRNKLTVYKTEVAKVKTL
- a CDS encoding glycoside hydrolase family 127 protein — its product is MAGAATRAGAAVPAPDKAPVRLFPLSAVRLTASPFLEAQQTDLRYIMALNPDRLLAPFLREAGLTPKEASYGNWESTGLDGHMGGHYLTALSLMAASTGDGEVLKRLNYFVAELKRCQASNGDGYIGGVPGGAAAWRDIAQGKLQADGFSVNGKWVPWYNLHKLYAGLRDAYVYTGNEDARAMLIALCDWTVGLISHLSDEQMQNMLRCEHGGMNEVLADVSEMTGQKKYMDLAIRFSHQAILRPLEDGKDQLTGLHANTQIPKVIGFKRIGDITGRRDWQKAAQFFWQTVHDHRTVAIGGNSVKEHFHDQNDFSSMIEEVEGPETCNTYNMLKLTGLLFLGDAKGSYADYYERALYNHILGSQRPHSGGFVYFTPMRPNHYRMYSQPQQGMWCCVGSGLESHAKYGEFIYAHRGDNLYVNLFIPSTLNWREQGVSLRQSNRFPDEGGSTITVKGNKTFTLKIRYPEWVAPGALRVAVNGKQVAASIGADRYVSVRRQWRDGDKVDIALPMKTRLEQMPDKSNYYAVLHGPVVLAAKTNPFPDEKLNFLADDSRMGHIASGPVVPLQAAPVLVDDSPSFEGRFKPVSGRPLTFVAPGLVEGKNGKEATTFVPFFRVHESRYMVYWPYSTAADLAATRAKAAEDEKARLELDARTIDQVAPGEQQPESDHFFKAEGGESGLAKGRRWRHAKSWFSYDLTDKKSEARTLLLTYSKADAGRRFDILINGQLLAEVKLDATAPQELYTVDYPIPPALVAAAGGKLVVKFVARNGSAAGGLYGLRLLR
- a CDS encoding dihydroxy-acid dehydratase; translated protein: MSDNDNKKVKLRSAEWFGTQDKNGFMYRSWMKNQGIPDHEFQGKPIIGICNTWSELTPCNAHFRKLAEHVKRGILEAGGFPVEFPVFSNGESNLRPTAMLTRNLASMDVEESIRGNPMDGVVLLVGCDKTTPALLMGAASVDIPTIVVTGGPMLNGKLNGKNIGSGTAVWQLHEQVKAGELSMHDFLAAEAGHSRSAGTCNTMGTASTMACMAESLGTSLPHNAAIPAVDARRYVLAHMSGMRIVDMVKEDLKLSKILTKENFENAIRVNAAIGGSTNAVIHLKAIAGRIGVDLELEDWTRVGRGMPTIVDLLPSGRFLMEEFYYAGGLPAVIRRMGEGKLLPNPKALTVNGKTIWENCQDAPIYDDEVIRPLEKPLLKDGGICILRGNLAPRGAVLKPSAATPELMQHRGQAVVFEDFEHYKSRIIDPDLVVDANSVLVMKNCGPKGYPGMAEVGNMGLPPKLLAAGVKDMVRISDARMSGTAYGTVVLHVAPEAMAGGPLGIVKDGDWITLDCAGGLLNLEISDAEMAERQAARVPGSAPGPKTGYQQLYIEHVLQADEGCDFDFLVGNRGSAVPRHSH
- a CDS encoding glycoside hydrolase family 97 protein, producing MVNRFISAVAVGATAASTAFAASPGALTSPDRHISVQLNAAPGKPLTYTVSRDGKPVLLASELGLQLQGADLAGALTIAASSKVGTVTDKYQMATGKKRDITYSANEQTYSVQNAKKQKMDIVFRVSNDGVAFRYIVAEPSLPRKKLIQERTTFALPASAKAWLQPIAVAQTGWGRTNPSYEEHYQMDIPVGTVSPSPAGWVFPALFKAGDNWLAISEAGMDGSFQGSRLAPDSKGGKYSIGNPMKEEVYPDRGLLADVEGTLTSPWRLMAVGSLATVVGSTLGTDLAAPAIAFDRQLVKPGHASWSWALLKDDATVYDVQKKFIDYAADMKWDYTLVDADWDRKIGYEKMKELADYAATKNVGVLVWYNSSGPWNATEYSPKSKLLTHEQRVAEFKRLRQMGVKGVKIDFFNGDAQSMIAYYVDILNDAATAGLLVNFHGATLPRGWTRTWPNLMTMEAVRGFEFTTFEQADENKMPTHAAMMPFARNLFDPMDFTPMVFGDIPKIKRTGSNGFELATSVLYVSGIQHFAEVPEGMATVPAYVKGFLQELPRSWDDSRLVDGFPGKYAVVARRAGDTWYIAGINATESAKALTLDLSFAGGKQGTIIADGEEGERSFSQRSIAAGKKAAVTIKPHGGFVMTIKQ